Proteins from a genomic interval of Chanodichthys erythropterus isolate Z2021 chromosome 8, ASM2448905v1, whole genome shotgun sequence:
- the LOC137025206 gene encoding eosinophil peroxidase-like: MNLPTFLFVVGCCCTLSIGEEESSSGHFILDSIEEAKKIVDAAYKYSRDESLARVRSDVIKPSDKLRLLKQPARKTREAVRAADYMAQTLRLISEKAHHVHKRSINATNLLTLDELNTIKRLTGCAAQTRPPSCRTTPLINKYRTATNICNNRRNPLLGASNTPFARWLPAVYEDGSSQPKGWDPNRLHNGAALPLVRLVSNRILSTADADIESDRDFTFMLTIFGQWVDHDLTFTPTSPSIRSFSSGLNCDESCERSEPCFPIPAPPGDQRLRPETCLPFFRSSPACGSGNTAYLFGGVPKVREQINALTAYLDAGQVYGAEEGLALELRDLTNDGGLLRVNNQFQDNGREHLPFTSVKSNMCATRGKILNDTSLTEVPCFIAGDVRVVENIALTSLHALFLREHNRLARALHVLNPTWSSETLYQEARKIVGAYNQILVIKEYLPLIVGPDAYNKHLGQYSGYNENVDPTIANVFATAAFRFAHLAIQPIIFRLDENYQTHTQFPNVPLFETFFSPWRVIFEGGIDPLLRGLIGRPAKLNTQDHMMVNALRERLFAFTAHIALDLASLNMQRSRDHAIPGYNAWRRFCGLSSPQNEQELAVVMNNTELAHRLIELYGTPENIDIWLGGVAEPFVPGGRVGALFACLISTQFQHIREGDRLWWENKGAFTTQQKSSLASVSLARIICDNTGISKVPSDPFRFTSSANFANCGDIPALDLNPWIETGDGGINILDIGNEIQSPSKDLEGNLVSVAGPPGPPGPPGPASVGTTLPVSAKVIVFSLVLYNGQNHYNQMSGLFFCQISGVYEFQFSVIGTLGTVTFKRTYYAKFTFIRHTRQDLKLNRLKQLKGSSLQTRKDPREIPGGDASVARCIRSENQIRVGQ; the protein is encoded by the exons TCTAGATTCAATTGAAGAAGCAAAGAAAATAGTAGATGCTGCTTACAAGTATTCTCGTGATGA GAGTTTAGCAAGGGTGCGCAGCGATGTCATCAAGCCTTCTGACAAGCTACGTCTGCTGAAACAGCCAGCTCGAAAGACACGAGAGGCTGTGAGAGCCGCAGACTACATGGCGCAAACGCTTAGACTGATCAGTGAGAAAGCCCATCATGTACACAAGAGGTCCATCAATGCTACAA ATTTGCTCACTCTGGATGAGCTTAACACGATTAAACGTCTGACAGGCTGTGCGGCTCAAACCCGGCCTCCTTCTTGTAGGACCACACCCCTCATAAACAAGTACCGAACTGCCACAAATATCTGCAACAACAG GAGGAACCCACTTCTTGGTGCATCTAACACCCCATTTGCCCGCTGGTTGCCTGCTGTCTATGAGGATGGCAGCTCCCAGCCCAAGGGGTGGGATCCCAACAGATTGCACAATGGTGCAGCGCTGCCCTTG GTCAGACTGGTTTCCAATCGTATTCTAAGCACTGCAGATGCAGACATAGAGAGTGATCGTGACTTTACCTTCATGCTTACCATCTTTGGGCAATGGGTTGACCACGATCTGACTTTTACGCCCACCTCACCAAGCATTAGGTCGTTCAGCAGTGGCCTCAACTGTGATGAGAGCTGTGAGCGCTCTGAACCCTGCTTCCCAATTCCG GCCCCTCCAGGAGATCAACGGCTGCGTCCTGAAACCTGTCTCCCTTTCTTCCGTTCATCACCGGCCTGTGGTTCCGGAAACACTGCCTATCTCTTTGGTGGGGTCCCCAAAGTTCGGGAACAGATCAATGCTCTAACAGCTTACCTAGATGCTGGACAGGTTTACGGGGCAGAGGAAGGGCTAGCACTGGAACTACGAGACCTGACCAATGATGGTGGTCTTCTACGTGTCAACAATCAGTTCCAGGACAATGGACGAGAGCACCTGCCCTTTACCAGTGTAAAAAGCAACATGTGTGCCACGCGTGGGAAAATCCTCAATGACACCAGTTTAACAGAGGTGCCTTGCTTCATTGCAG GGGATGTTCGTGTTGTTGAGAACATTGCTCTTACCTCATTACACGCACTTTTCTTGAGAGAGCACAATAGACTGGCTCGTGCCCTCCATGTACTCAATCCAACTTGGAGTAGTGAAACTCTATATCAGGAGGCAAGAAAAATTGTGGGTGCCTACAATCAG ATCTTGGTGATTAAGGAATACTTGCCGTTAATTGTGGGCCCGGATGCTTACAATAAACACCTTGGACAATATTCAGGTTACAATGAAAATGTGGACCCTACCATTGCAAACGTCTTTGCCACTGCAGCTTTCCGTTTTGCCCACCTAGCCATCCAACCCATCATATTTCGTCTTGATGAAAATTACCAGACCCATACTCAATTTCCAAACGTGCCCCTATTTGAGACCTTCTTCTCGCCATGGAGGGTGATCTTCGAAG GGGGCATCGATCCTCTGCTCCGTGGATTGATTGGTCGGCCGGCAAAATTGAATACACAGGACCACATGATGGTAAATGCTCTTAGAGAGAGACTATTTGCCTTTACAGCCCACATTGCTTTGGACTTGGCATCCCTCAACATGCAAAGAAGCCGTGACCATGCAATACCAG GCTATAATGCATGGCGTCGGTTCTGTGGATTGTCCTCCCCTCAAAATGAGCAAGAATTGGCTGTGGTgatgaataacactgaattGGCTCACAGGCTGATTGAGCTTTATGGCACCCCTGAGAACATTGACATTTGGTTGGGAGGCGTCGCTGAGCCTTTTGTTCCCGGTGGTCGTGTTGGTGCTCTTTTTGCCTGCCTTATCTCTACACAGTTCCAGCACATTCGTGAGGGAGACAG GTTATGGTGGGAGAACAAAGGAGCATTTACCACCCAGCAAAAATCATCACTGGCCTCTGTGTCGCTCGCCCGCATCATCTGCGACAACACTGGAATCAGCAAAGTTCCCAGTGACCCTTTCCGCTTCACCAGTTCTGCCAATTTCGCTAACTGTGGGGATATTCCAGCCTTAGACCTCAACCCTTGGATTGAAACTG GTGATGGTGGCATCAACATTTTAGACATTGGAAATGAG ATACAGAGTCCTTCCAAGGACCTCGAGGGGAACCTGGTAA GTGTAGCAGGCCCACCTGGACCTCCAGGACCTCCAGGACCTGCGTCTGTTGGCACCACCCTTCCTGTCTCTGCTAAAGTGATTGTGTTCAGTTTGGtcc tttacaatgGACAAAACCATTATAATCAAATGTCAGGGTTGTTCTTTTGCCAGATATCTGGAGTATATGAATTCCAGTTCTCAGTCATAGGAACATTGGGCACTGTGACCTttaagaggacctattatgcaaaattcacttttataag ACACACG AGACAGGATCTTAAACTCAACAGACTAAAGCAGCTCAAAGGGAGCTCTCTACAGACCAGAAAGGATCCCAGAGAGATCCCAGGAGGGGATGCATCAGTTGCAAGATGCATCAGGTCCGAAAACCAGATCCGGGTGGGCCAGTGA